In Diorhabda sublineata isolate icDioSubl1.1 chromosome 2, icDioSubl1.1, whole genome shotgun sequence, the sequence TGAGTATTTGGACAACGTATTGAATGTGTCGTCAATGCCTTACAAAGAACTTTCGTGTCATTGCAAAGACTTAGGAACTGCTTTTACCGATTGGAACCAACGCGACATTGAAGGATTGGAATTGTTTAAGAagctaaaaatatttccaaatgttGTGGAGGAAACAGACAAAAGACCAACTGAATAAAAGCGGAATACTTAGAGCACCGAAGTGATTTACATCCCAATCTATTCATTGCCCTAAGACCATTCCTGTTACTGTTGGGGCTGCACtacatcaaaaattatatagaaatgtgGATATATagagatataatttttttttgtaatactcACCGTATTAAATAACCTAAGTTCTAAAGGAAAGACCACTCTGTGAGAAACTTTAATATGTCTATTGTACTGTTCGACATATTTGAACCTTTTGAGGTGTAATGCTAGTAtcataggtaattttttaaCGCGCATACATTTCTGCGCCTCTTGGTAACTGCTGCAGTTATCACATTTGAACTTGTTATCGCTACATAACGTTTCGGTATTACTGAAACACCGCAGGCAATGTGTTATGCTAGTATTCTGTTCGATGTCTACTTGCAAATCGAAAAAGTCTTCGTCTTTGCTACTGACGTTCTCGCAATTCAAACATCTCGTCTCACTGGTCAAAATACCCTACAAGTTTAGTTAGAATCAGTGTCGCTAggtttatcacaaaaaataacTGCAATTCCTACCTGAAAAATTTCATGAACCCACGTTGGCTCGGGCGGACTATGGGTAGTACCATTTTCGCCCGAAGcttttgatttgacattattTGTAGTTGAGTTTTGCTGCCTTTCagctgaaaataaaatttttggatatattttcaaatttacaaagTGAGAATGGAAAATAGACATTTAGTTttcataacctataaaaaattatggaatcTGTACCCTGGCCACTAATAATCACGAGTTGACACCACGATATTCTGAATTATTTTGGCCATAATATTGACGCTCGTGCAACATAAGTCAATGGGTGTTTACAACGTTTATGGTACCAACTTTGAAAGATAGAAACGTAAAGTTTACTGAGACCCAAAGttttaataaatgtaataatCAATGAATAGCAACTGAAGTTGGGtttgttaagaaaataaatgaaaaatgggaatttttcgttaaaatataCCAGTTTTGGATTGAAATTTGGTCATCCAGAATAGTGGAAAATGGAAACCAAGAaaagaaacaaatgaaaaatgggaatttttcactaaaatctACCAGTTTtggacaaaaattgaaatttgatgatCCAGAATAGTAGAAGATGAAAATTCAGAACACAAACAAATGAAAACTGGGACTTTTTAGCTAATTTCCACCAGTTTACAACATAAATGAAAGTTTGGTAATCCAGAAtcgtaaaaaatgaaaattaagaaTTTACGCAAACGAAAACTTTTCACTAAAATCTACCAGTTTTGGATTGAAATTTGGTCGTCCAGAAtagtgaaaaagaaaattgagaattcacgcaattgaaaaatgaacatttttcactaaaatataccagttttggacaaaaattgaaatttgatgatCCAGAATAGTAGAAGATGAAAGTTTGGTAATTCAGAAtcgtgaaaaatgaaaatttagaattcacgcaaataaaaaatagaatttttcactaaaatccACCTGTTTTGGACAGAAATGGAAATTTGGTACTACAGATagtgaaaaatgaaaactagaaacacaaacaaaagaaaactgaaaatttttcgCTTCTATCTACCATCttcacagaaatgaaaatttgataatccagaataatgaaaaatgtaaatttaaaattcacgcaaatgaaaacttttcattaaaatctacCATTTTTGGACAGAAATGGAAATTTTGTAATCCAGAatagtgaaaaatgaaaattataaacaaaaaaacactgAGAATTTTTCGCTTCTATCTACCAATCttcacagaaatgaaaatttgataatccagaaaagtgaaaaatagaaatttagaaTTCACGCAAATGAAATACCAATTTTGGAATTCTTGGGAGCATTAGgcaaaatcacgtgacaaatTCAAACGGACGTGATTGGCTCTTTATATATTGCTACGAACCGCCGAcgggaaaagataaaattcgtttatgttgaaagtcacCAACGGCAGACGGCGACGtcaaacggcaactatgaatgTTCATatgcatttcaatatttttaatttcgtaaAAGCAAACAtcaacggcaaacggaaagtcaagtttatgaatcggcctttaTAAATGGgcattaatatttgtttatactGCAAAGTCTTTTAGAGGTTATGTTTCGAAATAGACTACTTCTACGTTACTGGATTTTCATCGAAACAAGTGCTTGAAGTACTTTTATAAGATAATTAACttggaaagaaaagaaaattcaacAGCGCCAGTTTAGCTTTCATCTGAATATTTTAAATCTACtccaaaaagttattttaagaaaatttaatgaaatgcAACGTAATTTTATCAGAATATAAATAAGCAGGTTTATAATTTCGggattttttatctaaattttcaagATTCTAATCATTAAATACATTATGTACCCGGGCAATCTATCAAATGACATAAATTAATAAGTAggtaatcaaaaatatattttaaaagatgattaaatagataagaaaacattttccattatattaaataaaacttatcGCTGTTTTTAGTTCGGTAACCTATATTATTAATCCGTTATTAgacattataaaattttactgtttgttaagaaaaaaaaaacaataacatatGTCCgataaacaacaataatttatatgtttatcGAATTTCAACGCATATGATTATGggaaattatgtcaaaaaattataatcagaCTTAATTTGTTATTCAACAGATTGATTTTTAATGCTCAGATATAGAGTAATTAATAAAGAACTACCagttgatttgattttttttaggaATTATCATTTTTCTCGTGATAAATTGTCGCGATTTTAGGTATCTTTTGATacaaaaacagtttaaaataacaagtGAAATATTTCAGACCGATTTGcaatcaaaagagacctaaaatcaagacgaacaacatatacgaggatggttctggaagtacctggcctgacatAGAGATGGAGGTAGTTACTCGAAAAATaacactgtattagaaagtttcGAGTTTTAAGACGCCACGCTgattggcagccatcaatagcgAACGTTTTGCCGACTTTTTGCGCCGGAAGATTCCATCAGCTGCTTCTAAATGTGTCACGAAATCGCGGATTCATTCACAAACATTCAAGTAATTTGCACGCTACTCTGTCGATGTGTTCACATCCATACTAAGAAAGAATAAGAAGTCCACATTTTTGTTTGCTCATAATTTAACAAACACaacatcgtgaagatgtttccatcgagtgtttgtcAATGTTTCACAGCCGAGGAGCCATCACTTCATACCCAAaccaaaagaacaatcaaaacaatgggcTGGAATCGGTTCCAaaaaaaggcaaagaccgttccatcttcAGACAAAGTTTAccatcttgaaaaaggaaaaactattaatgTTATAGTGTtatacgaacttattgcaacgtttgagagaggaaatcaagcaaaacagccgcatttggctaagaagaaagtgttgtttcatcaagacaatgcatcagCTCACACATCCATTATTGCAATAGCCgaaatcaatgaattaaaggttgaattactacctcatgcaccctattcgcgaGATTTAGCCCCCTCTGATTATTTTCCGTTCcaagacttgaaaaaatggctcagtGATCATcgattttccagcaatgaagaggtgatgcaTCAATTAATGGCTATTTTAAAGAGCTcaacgattcttattataaaaagggcaaaatgtatattttaaaacagaagataataaataatttcatattaaataaaagaaagtTCCCATCgtagttttactttttttattaattcgtaACCCCCAATCTGAGTAGCTGAGACCGCAGCTGGCTTTAGGACTCAgtcattcatattttcttattcaGTATAATAGGATACAagtcaattgaaaataaatataattgattaagaaaatgttcaaaaaagtgtgaaataaatttaaatgaaactaaaaagaaCCAGTCAGATGAATAATAGGAAACATAGGAAACGAGATACAAGTTTACATTTtcttatcaatactttttgatatcaCATGTTTTGCCAGCTATAtcaagtgtttttttttatttattgtatatttcaCCTTGAAAAAATATCCCTAATAAAACGTTacataataattacaaaatagttTAAATTCGTACAAGCATAATAAAGCGGTAATTAACTATGACTTACCTAGTATAATTTCACTAATGTGGTTgatgagaaaatttaaaaattcatgtGCATCCTGCTGCATATAGTTATCAAATTCCTCTACaaaaaaaaccgaattatcTTGTTAAAACCATCCTAGTACttgattattttatgttttactgcttaaaaatagttgaaatatttagagaaataataactgctttccatttacattAAATTCAAATGAGTTATGTATCATCTTATACTCAGATAATGACGTCACTGTTCAGTAAATAAAAGGAACTCATAATGTGAGTTAATATTCTCAATAACCACATAAAATTCACCATTATCATTGACGACATTTGATGACAAGATCTGACAACGTAATGTCCTCAATCTCACTTTCAATCTGAGTTACTAAAGCACACTTGTGCAGATTGCTGTTACAAACTCAGTTAGGTCTCACTTGTGAGACTGAAAAGGAACATGCATTGAATTGTGAGTTTTGATGTAAATGGAAAGTAGCTAATaattaaatcatttgaaaaatggtGTATTgagatttctaaattttatcaAAGAGTTATTCTTTTCTGGGACTAATATGTTTTAGAATAATTCAGTTTAGTTATGGGAAAACTGtgattttgtagttttttattgaatcaaagTTTATTGTCTTACAAAAATGTTTAAGaagatatttgagtgaaatttttacaaaaaatcaaattttgttcattGGTTTTCCGTCCAGAATTCACTGGTATAACCAGGGTTGGACAAATTGtgttttttccgaaaaaattaaaaatcaattatttttatataaaaattaaaaaaccatgatttatttagttttttttttcaatttatattattaaaatttgatgctatgttcaaaatgatatttttttattcagcaGCACTTGAATACATAGAGAAAAAAAAGTTCTCACCAAGTTTGATCtcttaatataaaatttaagtacttacaatttaaatataaagttttaccATTTCAAATGCATGTGAACAAATTGTGCATATGGGATTGctaaattcttattttaaacaataCTTAAGGAGGTATTCTGgtctagaaatttgaaaaaatcgattttttgcatattttcaaagcTTAGAATAGGGATGCTCTAGCCCTTTTGCTTACTTAATCCGGCCTGTTGAGAAATCTCACATGCATTTTTCTTTAATctctaatttttgttatttacaaatataataataaattgaaaaaagtgaattttatgtattttttcttctttaaaaatctCGTTATTTCTAAGTACTCAaataagtaattattataaatcataTAAGGCTgactgttttgaaaaatttcaattagtttgaaacaatatagttgaaaatgcaaaatttctgaaaaagttTTACATGCTCTACAATGAAAAGATAATGACATAGAGAAAAACTGTCTGCCATAACTTGTAAGTACAATACAATAAATAggtattgaaaatttgattgaaattggTCAAATTGATTCTGAGAAAACAGGTCTCAAAACAAGATAATTTTTAGTTCCCCAGAATAGAATCCATTTTAAGCCTACATTAATTGGAATTATGTGGGTAATTAATGCAATAATTACACAGTTATAActaattgaaattatgttttgAACTACTAATTTCCTTAATTGACCATCACTGATCCTAATTCACCTTAGTTTATAGTATTTTACATACTAACCTTTTTCTTTTCGTAGCCttgctataaatttttttggtgcTATAGATCCTACTTTTTTTTTCTGGGTGGCTATACTGTGAAAAAGGTCTGCGAGACATGTAAGTAATGTCTCTTTAGTCCTTTTATTCTTTGCTTTATATTCTAAAACTTTATCTCTAAATGGTTTACAAAAATACAAAGCTTGAAGCACTGAGTTACTGTAACATGTATTCCCAAACTAAAACAAATACATTATGATagaaatttacaattatatcaataacaaacaaatttttagtgACCTAATACAGAcaataattaaacatatttttctaaccACTATAAAAGTTTGTCAAGCATTGTTCATAATATTTGAAGAAACTAGAATGAAAAAGTGTTTTGTAATGCTGTTTCAATAGAGTTAACCAGTTTCTTATCTAATTTctttacataaaataatttcgtatGAGTTGCTACATAATCTTGTAAATATGAATTGTAGTTAAATTATTATACTTACATTAACTAAACCAAAGTAGTGCTCGTTGCAAGGAAATTGTTCTGAACCAATATCTCGTTCCAATTGGGAAATATTTGCACCCTAAAATATACATTTCTATGTTACATGAACTTCAAAGAGATACTTACatcagaaaaaaatgttaaaacgTAGATTGAATAAATGTTATCAAAACGAATGTTTCAATTATCATTAGTGGTAATTATCTCACCATATTTTAGTAGCTAATCCATAACTTTTGGGTTGAAAATGTGCGAAATTAACACAATTAGTGAACGAGACATTTCCATTTATCGCATTTTGACGGTTGACAGATGTTAAACAAATTCACCAACGTTCGTTAGTTCATGTGTCATTTAGAATAACTGATACATATATGAACCAATCGAAAGCTTTAACAATTTTCTATCTTTTTATAATACTGTATAATACTCTGAGGACAGACGAAAATTAGCACGTGACCAATGTCAAAAATACAACTGTCATCAATTTGTTCAGATTTTAGGTGATAATTGTATTAAttacatcaaattttttcatattaatcacaatatttgaaatagtgACAAAAATTTTGGTCCTACAACgcatttaaaattaaaaatatagacaaaaatatatcttcatTATATTAATTgcagaaaactaaaaattttagtaaatactTGAGATACTCTACAACAGATGACACTGTACCATTGAAATCGCAGTATCAACTACcacttttgataaaaatatttactttagaAATtgttacataatatataaaaaattgcttgAAAAGATCAGTAAATTTCACTAATTTTAGAGATTTCAGCTTCATGATAACTGTTATTAAACACATTATTCTCTTGATTACATGAAGTTGATATATAATGGATCAATAATATggattcattttgtaaaaaagaaatatttggtTTTACCTAACTCGATCACCTCTTTTACAAGATTATTTTGGTATCTGATTATACAATTACAATTGTAAACTACTAggtccataatttttttttaattgcactATTTCAATGACAAATATTTCAACTGCCATTTATACAGTTATTCAAacgatttaaattatttttttaatgtattccTATAGATTGTCAATGGGGAATTTATGCATATCTAGGGAATTTTGTTTGTTGGCATTTTCCTTCgcagtaaataatatttaatttcaggACCGTCTTATGTTTGAAAAGAAGCAAAGCAAAATCATAGacaaaaaatatgtaagaaGGTTTCAGAATTAagcaatttgaaataatagtagTTGTTGATTAACTACAAAGTGCATTGTAGTTAATTCATAAGTAAACTAGCTTAGTAACTGGAAAACATTCAAGGTTGGTAGAGGATAGAGGTAGAGGATAGGTTGCCCTTAGATCTTAAATATccaataatatacagggtgttccattgcaaattaaatgaatttttgtatgattttattatgattgcatgcaatttcttgcaaggTTCAAATATTGTATAGATGAATATTGCACATCGCTTGAAATTATGCGTCGCATCATGGCCGCCACCAACAAAAGTTCCAttagtaaaagttgaaaaattccTAACTTCAAAGTTTGTTTAATATCTTGTCACCGGTTTGAATgaataacaaaactaagtaagcaattaaatgaattaaacaaaaaagtgaTCAGTGGATaactgtcaataattatatctgttgCTGTCTTGCTTTTGGAGCCTGATGCATGGTTAGTTGTTGAACCAAAAGTAATTAGATGTCGGCAAATCGTTATTGTTGTAATTTCGAGATCTAGCATGAACCAAttattgcattgcattgcatcCATATATATAATACTCCCATacggacagttggtatgggtaAAAACGTCCCAAcattacggtgccgacaatattcattatcTTTCTCGTttgagacactttatctatactgcgcatgcttgagaatgcgtagaatcgagctggaacctcggaggatagaggaAGAATTATCATTTTGTGTTCCTTAGTCAGAACAATCAGAAATGTACAATCTTTATGTAAATAGATCATTatatcaacatttatttttataacgtcCCTGTTTATGTAATTACGCggaacaaataattttaatatattgagGAATTAGTACGTCAAGGGCGAAAAATTTTTCGCGTTCCAAACATCGTTTTGTGcaagaaaatgtataaatatatacgtATTAATTTAGTGAAACATGTTCAGTACTTTTCTAAAATGAAGAACACAACCATGCGACTTTTTACTGTGGCATTAATACTTTGTTGTTGCTTGAATTTTGTAATATCCAAACCAAATCATGAAGGTAAGTAATAAATcgctaaaaaaatgataattttatttttgacaactttttcatggaaatatattattaaaattagtttcaaatagttttattatgttatatatgAAACCACTAACTAAATAACGGGTATTTTGGGATGAATCCCCAgcaaaaattttcacaaaatgttgtataatgtaaattggaaacaaaagattcattttattaaattttattatgctactttatcattaaaacaaaacaaaactgctttttacaaaaatttcctCCGTTCAATTTCCTCTAAAAAATATCAGAGTGGTTAAATTCATAACATTCATTAAATGTTAAAAGTTAAACTTATATTGCACCACAGATAAAATGAAATGTAAAAGAAGCaggaaaaaatagaatagaataaagttaaaaactgatcttttataaaaaaataaatatttaaacgaaaataattgtttgataTGTACAACATATGAATTCTCCCCTTGATTTTCGTTTCCAGAAAGCGAACATAACCATTTGAAAGAAAAGTCTCATCAACATCATAATGAAAGAGCTCATCAGAAGGTGAGGGCTCACCATGAGAATCATGAGGGAAGAGCACATCAGGTACATCAAAATGAAAAAGCTCATCAAGTAAGAGCTCATAATGGAAATCATCTTGACAGAAATCACCATGAAAGTAATAAACATTTAGTTGAGCGCAAAGGACATCAGCAAAGGTCCCATTTACATTATAGAGATCAACAGAACCAACAATGCTCGTGGGTTTGCAATGGAGACCAAAgtaagtgaaattatttttattatagttattattgcTTGTTAAAATACCTTTATTTCCTAATAAACATTATCCTTgatataataaaagaataattattgGTAGCAACGCGTTGTTGATGATTGGTTGA encodes:
- the LOC130452906 gene encoding uncharacterized histidine-rich protein DDB_G0274557-like isoform X2; translated protein: MYKYIRINLVKHVQYFSKMKNTTMRLFTVALILCCCLNFVISKPNHEESEHNHLKEKSHQHHNERAHQKVRAHHENHEGRAHQVHQNEKAHQVRAHNGNHLDRNHHESNKHLVERKGHQQRSHLHYRDQQNQQCSWVCNGDQSVPQPPQGIGASPDPQIGDPAAQASFRPDSNPSDSQGPPSFDSGSGGQWESNPGYPSDWSQEGSTEQVNGNPNPGPPESGPAAFSGATDNYFPNQPEGASSAASAWPDSWTTNPPGKAV
- the LOC130452905 gene encoding ubiquitin carboxyl-terminal hydrolase 46, with amino-acid sequence MGANISQLERDIGSEQFPCNEHYFGLVNFGNTCYSNSVLQALYFCKPFRDKVLEYKAKNKRTKETLLTCLADLFHSIATQKKKVGSIAPKKFIARLRKEKEEFDNYMQQDAHEFLNFLINHISEIILAERQQNSTTNNVKSKASGENGTTHSPPEPTWVHEIFQGILTSETRCLNCENVSSKDEDFFDLQVDIEQNTSITHCLRCFSNTETLCSDNKFKCDNCSSYQEAQKCMRVKKLPMILALHLKRFKYVEQYNRHIKVSHRVVFPLELRLFNTSDDALNPDRLYDLVAVVIHCGSGPNRGHYISIVKSHGFWLLFDDDQVDKIDASTIEDFYGLTADTQKSSETGYILFYQSRESL